One genomic segment of uncultured Ilyobacter sp. includes these proteins:
- a CDS encoding DJ-1 family glyoxalase III encodes MKKVYILLAEGFETIEALAPVDILRRCGIEVVTLSISNSKKVVSSQDIPVEADKLLSSEDFLDGDMIVLPGGSPGYQNLSKSSKVIELSKKYLDYPDKFLGAICAAPSILESAGFLKGRKIICHYSVKDHIKEGILVKEKVVQDGNLITASGAGLGIDFGLKLAEVLVGAEKVEEVKKIMTII; translated from the coding sequence ATGAAAAAAGTTTATATTTTGCTTGCAGAGGGATTTGAAACTATAGAGGCACTTGCCCCTGTAGATATTCTTAGGAGGTGTGGTATAGAGGTTGTCACCCTTTCCATTAGTAATTCAAAAAAAGTTGTTTCATCTCAAGATATTCCGGTAGAGGCGGATAAGCTCCTTTCTTCCGAGGACTTTTTAGATGGGGATATGATAGTTCTTCCAGGAGGGTCTCCAGGATATCAGAATCTAAGTAAATCCTCAAAAGTCATAGAACTTTCCAAAAAATATTTGGATTACCCAGATAAATTTCTAGGTGCTATCTGCGCTGCACCTTCTATCTTAGAGTCTGCAGGGTTTTTGAAAGGGAGAAAAATAATCTGCCATTACAGTGTCAAAGATCACATAAAAGAGGGGATTCTCGTAAAAGAAAAGGTCGTCCAGGACGGGAACTTGATTACTGCAAGCGGTGCAGGGTTGGGGATAGATTTCGGGCTGAAGCTTGCAGAGGTTTTAGTGGGTGCAGAAAAAGTAGAAGAAGTAAAAAAAATAATGACTATAATATAA
- a CDS encoding secondary thiamine-phosphate synthase enzyme YjbQ → MEIIEFKTNGKYEMVDITKKIKEIVYKNRWMDGILVVFSMHTTGGITINESYDPDVQHDLIKALEEMVPAVQFRHFEGNSDAHLKTTLVGTDSTLIIEKGELLLGTWQGVYFCEFDGGRKRRVLLKFIGR, encoded by the coding sequence ATGGAAATTATAGAATTTAAGACTAATGGGAAATATGAAATGGTTGACATAACTAAGAAAATAAAGGAGATAGTCTACAAAAACAGATGGATGGACGGAATTTTAGTTGTTTTTTCCATGCATACCACAGGGGGAATAACCATAAATGAATCCTATGACCCCGATGTACAGCATGATCTCATAAAGGCCTTAGAGGAGATGGTCCCTGCTGTACAATTCAGACATTTTGAGGGAAATTCTGATGCTCATCTGAAAACTACTCTCGTAGGTACAGATAGCACACTCATAATAGAAAAAGGGGAACTGCTCTTAGGAACATGGCAGGGAGTTTATTTCTGCGAGTTTGATGGTGGCAGAAAAAGGCGGGTTCTCTTAAAATTTATAGGGAGATAA
- a CDS encoding efflux RND transporter periplasmic adaptor subunit — MMKSIITLMILALFSGCGEKKQDETIPKEIKPVKTVIVKSLEMYKRVVDNSDIVPISQVEQVTEKGGEIREINFKNGERTAKGDVVLTIKNETVSSRYFRAKADMENKRSQMEKTKKFSKDEILQKYEEAKSAYISSKGDLTAAEKNFNEKKATFTGNETLYKERLISEKEYMELLSSFEQAKVTYESLKNGIVKEKEATYLLYKKYRDDESWKYDISMSEADYQLALAEFNAAKEDYNDLMVKAKISGVITDMDLDLYQYIDEKKFLFSVIDDSFMKVEMGVSGEDISNISLEKKIDIYIPDISQTVIGKVYEINPSASPATKKFTVKISIDNSDGLLKKGMYSEVRLESNPKNVLAVPKEAVMVKDLLSYIAIAKDGEAKVIRIKTGMESDTFYEVLSSEVSSGDKIVVQGQYLLENGDSIKEVE, encoded by the coding sequence ATGATGAAATCTATAATCACACTGATGATACTTGCCCTCTTCTCAGGATGCGGAGAAAAAAAACAGGATGAAACTATTCCAAAGGAGATAAAGCCAGTAAAAACAGTAATTGTAAAAAGTTTAGAGATGTATAAGAGGGTTGTTGACAATTCCGACATAGTGCCCATCTCCCAAGTAGAGCAAGTCACAGAAAAGGGCGGAGAGATAAGGGAGATAAACTTTAAAAACGGTGAAAGAACGGCAAAAGGTGATGTCGTGCTCACTATAAAAAATGAGACTGTCTCCTCAAGATATTTTAGAGCCAAAGCTGATATGGAGAATAAGAGATCTCAGATGGAAAAAACAAAAAAATTCTCAAAGGATGAGATCCTCCAAAAATATGAAGAGGCAAAATCTGCCTATATCTCGTCAAAAGGCGACCTCACTGCTGCAGAAAAGAATTTCAACGAGAAAAAAGCCACCTTTACAGGAAATGAAACTCTTTATAAAGAAAGGCTCATCTCTGAAAAGGAATATATGGAACTTTTAAGTTCTTTTGAACAGGCAAAAGTGACATATGAATCACTAAAAAACGGTATAGTCAAGGAGAAGGAGGCGACCTACCTCCTTTACAAAAAATACAGAGATGACGAAAGCTGGAAATATGACATCTCCATGTCAGAAGCCGACTACCAGCTGGCACTAGCTGAATTCAACGCTGCAAAGGAAGATTATAATGACCTCATGGTAAAAGCCAAAATTTCAGGAGTAATCACAGATATGGATTTAGATCTCTACCAGTATATTGACGAAAAGAAGTTTCTTTTTAGCGTAATAGACGACTCTTTTATGAAGGTGGAGATGGGGGTTTCAGGGGAAGATATATCAAATATTTCTCTCGAAAAAAAAATAGATATATATATTCCAGATATATCACAGACAGTAATAGGCAAGGTATACGAGATAAATCCTTCTGCCAGTCCAGCTACAAAAAAATTCACAGTAAAAATATCCATAGACAACAGTGACGGGCTACTGAAAAAAGGTATGTATTCTGAGGTAAGGCTCGAATCAAACCCTAAAAATGTCCTCGCAGTTCCAAAAGAAGCTGTCATGGTAAAAGATCTTCTGAGCTATATCGCCATTGCAAAAGATGGAGAGGCAAAAGTAATCCGTATAAAGACAGGTATGGAGTCTGATACCTTTTATGAGGTTCTATCTTCTGAAGTGTCTTCTGGAGATAAGATTGTAGTGCAGGGACAATACCTTTTAGAAAATGGAGACAGCATCAAGGAGGTCGAATAG
- a CDS encoding metal ABC transporter permease gives MITNELVQALSFSFIQRAIISGVFISLSCSFLGPFLVLKNLSLIGDGLAHVAFATVALGIMFSLSPILVSVPLVILASFLILKLNEKANIDGDAAIGLVSSLAVSLGVLIASLSKGFNVDLFSFLFGNILIITKGEIIMSGLLCVTVVAGVILFYPDLFTITYDEEFALSQGLNVRLLNQLLIIFTSVTIALGIRIVGTMLISSLIIFPAVTALQISRGFKSTLAFSALFSSTSVVLGIFVSYILDIPTGATIVIINSIYFAEAFVLKKFILKR, from the coding sequence ATGATCACTAACGAATTAGTACAGGCACTTAGTTTCTCTTTTATACAGAGAGCAATTATTTCAGGAGTATTCATATCCCTCTCCTGCTCTTTTTTAGGACCGTTTTTGGTACTAAAAAACCTTTCCCTTATAGGGGATGGTCTGGCCCATGTAGCTTTTGCCACTGTTGCCTTAGGGATAATGTTTTCTCTGTCCCCTATACTGGTGTCAGTTCCACTTGTCATACTGGCATCCTTCCTCATACTGAAGCTCAATGAAAAAGCTAATATCGACGGTGATGCCGCCATAGGCCTTGTCTCTTCCCTGGCCGTTTCCCTAGGTGTGCTCATAGCAAGTCTGTCAAAGGGCTTCAATGTGGACCTTTTTAGCTTTCTCTTCGGTAATATTCTCATAATAACAAAGGGGGAGATAATAATGTCGGGGCTGCTGTGCGTGACGGTGGTCGCAGGGGTCATTCTTTTTTATCCGGATCTTTTCACCATAACTTACGATGAGGAGTTTGCACTTTCACAGGGGCTAAATGTAAGACTACTAAACCAGCTCCTCATAATATTCACATCTGTCACCATAGCCCTCGGAATAAGAATCGTAGGAACTATGCTCATCTCCTCACTGATTATCTTTCCTGCGGTCACCGCTCTGCAGATATCGAGAGGTTTCAAAAGCACCCTTGCTTTTTCAGCCTTATTTTCCTCTACCTCGGTGGTACTTGGAATTTTTGTCTCCTATATACTGGATATCCCCACAGGAGCTACAATAGTGATTATAAACTCCATCTACTTTGCAGAGGCCTTTGTTTTGAAAAAATTTATTTTAAAAAGATAG
- a CDS encoding metal ABC transporter ATP-binding protein codes for MSDIIISVDKLNIAYNDVRILENISFDVNIGDYIGIVGPNGSGKTTLVKTMVGIIKGSIGSVQYHNVNPGEIGYLPQKSFKVDKTFPGKVREVVASGLLGKKTFPRYLTKEEWNGVDELLKKLKIEKLADKSIGNLSGGQQQRVLLARALVSKPKILFLDEPTSALDPKVRNEFYELLKDINVRENVTILFVSHDVGGIGKHTSKMLYLDRSLVFYGNYDEFCQSDKMTAYFGPISQHQFCWRHTDDH; via the coding sequence ATGAGTGATATAATCATTTCTGTGGATAAACTAAATATTGCCTACAATGATGTCAGAATTTTAGAAAATATATCCTTTGACGTTAATATAGGAGATTATATAGGTATAGTAGGCCCAAACGGATCCGGGAAAACCACCCTTGTTAAAACCATGGTTGGAATAATAAAGGGAAGCATAGGAAGCGTACAATATCATAATGTGAATCCGGGAGAGATAGGTTATCTTCCGCAAAAGAGTTTTAAAGTGGATAAGACCTTCCCCGGAAAGGTAAGGGAGGTAGTAGCTTCCGGTCTACTGGGGAAAAAAACATTCCCTAGGTATCTCACCAAAGAGGAATGGAACGGTGTAGATGAGCTCTTAAAAAAACTGAAAATAGAAAAACTGGCAGACAAATCCATAGGAAATCTTTCAGGAGGCCAGCAGCAGAGAGTCCTTCTAGCAAGAGCTCTGGTATCAAAACCTAAAATTTTATTTTTAGATGAACCGACATCTGCCTTAGACCCAAAAGTGAGAAATGAGTTCTATGAACTTCTGAAAGATATAAATGTCCGTGAGAATGTAACAATACTTTTTGTCTCTCATGATGTGGGTGGAATAGGGAAACATACCTCTAAAATGCTTTATTTGGACAGGTCACTTGTTTTCTATGGAAATTATGATGAGTTCTGCCAGTCAGATAAAATGACAGCTTACTTTGGCCCAATCTCACAACACCAATTTTGCTGGAGGCATACCGATGATCACTAA
- a CDS encoding metal ABC transporter substrate-binding protein gives MNRLFITTFFTLILTVLSFGEKIKVIATIFPNYDFARNIGKEMAEVTLLLPPGVEAHSYEPTPRDMVRITTSDILLYTGEDMEPWVHRMSRNLPDSVTICDLSHGVNKVEDEDHGHSDPHIWTDPLLAMQMVDNVTEAFIQADPKNREYYTQNSKAYKNKLYQLHQKIEKELSSIDRRDVVFAGHMVFGYFAKRYDLTFTTPYRSFSPDAEPTPRRMAELITTIKKGGYSHIYFEELINPKSAKLIARETGAEILLLHGAHNLSKEDLKAGKSYIDIMEGNLKNLKRGLKK, from the coding sequence ATGAACAGATTATTTATAACTACATTTTTTACACTTATTTTAACAGTTCTCTCCTTTGGAGAAAAAATAAAAGTCATAGCAACAATATTCCCAAACTATGACTTTGCCAGAAATATAGGAAAAGAGATGGCAGAGGTTACTCTGCTCCTGCCTCCCGGGGTGGAGGCTCACTCTTATGAACCAACTCCGAGAGATATGGTAAGGATAACGACTTCTGACATACTCCTCTATACCGGTGAAGATATGGAGCCATGGGTCCACAGAATGAGCAGAAACCTACCGGATTCGGTGACAATCTGTGACCTTAGTCATGGTGTAAATAAGGTCGAAGACGAAGATCACGGTCACAGTGATCCACATATATGGACAGATCCGCTCCTTGCAATGCAAATGGTGGATAATGTAACCGAAGCATTTATACAAGCTGATCCTAAAAACAGAGAATACTATACACAAAATTCAAAAGCCTATAAAAATAAGCTTTATCAGCTTCACCAGAAAATAGAAAAAGAACTTTCCAGTATAGATAGAAGAGATGTGGTTTTTGCAGGTCATATGGTTTTTGGATATTTTGCCAAACGCTACGACCTCACTTTTACCACCCCTTACAGGAGCTTTTCCCCAGATGCCGAGCCCACTCCTAGACGTATGGCAGAGCTCATCACCACTATTAAAAAAGGTGGGTATTCTCATATCTACTTCGAAGAACTTATAAACCCTAAAAGTGCAAAACTCATAGCCAGAGAAACTGGGGCAGAGATTCTCCTCCTACACGGTGCCCACAACCTCTCCAAAGAGGACCTAAAGGCTGGGAAAAGCTACATAGACATAATGGAGGGAAACTTAAAAAATCTGAAAAGAGGTTTAAAAAAATGA
- a CDS encoding FAD-dependent oxidoreductase, translating to MEKIYDLIILGGGPAGLSAGLYAGRARLDTVIIEKSIAGGQAATTSDIDNYPGVRNAKGPEVSQVMKNQAEDFGTEFITGDVSEVDFSGEIKVVKTTSGEYRGRSVIISTGARPKKLGFPGEAEYTGRGVAYCATCDGEFFTDLEVFVLGAGYAAAEEAIYLTRFAKKVTIIAREPEFTCAKSIAEKVFENEKIEVIFNTEIVEASGDEMINYAKFKNNLTNETWEHRSEENFGIFVFIGYEPITEKFVGHVKMDSAGYIPTDENMNTDIEGVYAAGDLRPKMLRQVVTAVADGAIAATAAERYVSEFKRRPGKSESEKPKPKIQTEKDLIKNKKTGFLKEETAYQIEEVFRKMEREVTFVTIVDENVKKSLELKEILEEIVELGDKLKLEVYKRGENLELEKKINADKYPVVAFLDNEGRYRGVKFHGIPGGHELNSFVAAVYNLAGPGQELTSEILEKIKEIDKKINIKVGVSLSCHHCPDAVIAAQRLAIENENIEAEMVDVLQFADIRAEYNIMSVPAIIINDSEVYFGAKKIDEIIEMLKK from the coding sequence ATGGAAAAAATATATGATCTGATAATATTGGGCGGCGGACCTGCTGGTCTTTCGGCGGGACTGTATGCAGGAAGAGCCAGATTAGATACAGTTATAATAGAAAAAAGTATTGCCGGTGGTCAGGCAGCGACAACTTCTGACATTGACAATTATCCAGGTGTGAGAAATGCCAAAGGCCCTGAAGTTTCTCAAGTAATGAAAAATCAGGCAGAGGATTTTGGCACAGAATTTATCACCGGAGATGTATCGGAAGTGGATTTTTCCGGGGAGATAAAAGTTGTGAAAACAACTAGCGGAGAGTATAGGGGAAGGTCTGTGATAATATCCACAGGGGCCAGACCAAAAAAACTAGGTTTTCCAGGGGAGGCAGAGTATACAGGAAGAGGGGTTGCCTACTGTGCCACATGCGACGGAGAGTTTTTCACAGACCTAGAAGTTTTTGTACTAGGTGCTGGTTATGCAGCTGCCGAGGAAGCTATATACCTCACCAGATTTGCAAAAAAGGTCACGATTATTGCCAGGGAACCTGAGTTTACTTGTGCTAAATCTATTGCTGAAAAAGTCTTTGAAAATGAAAAGATAGAGGTCATATTCAACACGGAAATAGTTGAGGCCTCTGGTGACGAGATGATAAATTATGCTAAATTTAAAAACAATCTAACGAATGAGACATGGGAACACAGATCTGAAGAAAATTTTGGAATATTTGTCTTCATTGGCTATGAACCCATTACAGAAAAATTTGTGGGACACGTAAAGATGGATTCTGCAGGGTATATACCTACAGATGAAAATATGAATACAGATATAGAGGGAGTCTATGCTGCAGGGGATCTAAGGCCAAAAATGCTGAGACAGGTGGTGACGGCTGTGGCTGACGGGGCCATAGCAGCTACGGCTGCCGAAAGATACGTGTCAGAATTCAAAAGAAGGCCTGGGAAATCTGAGTCCGAAAAACCCAAGCCAAAGATCCAGACGGAAAAAGATTTAATAAAAAATAAAAAAACTGGATTTTTGAAAGAGGAGACAGCCTATCAGATAGAAGAAGTATTCAGGAAGATGGAAAGAGAGGTCACTTTTGTAACCATCGTAGATGAAAATGTCAAGAAATCCTTAGAACTGAAAGAAATATTGGAAGAGATTGTCGAGCTTGGTGATAAATTAAAACTAGAAGTATATAAAAGAGGAGAAAACCTTGAGTTAGAGAAAAAAATAAATGCAGATAAATACCCTGTAGTTGCCTTCCTTGATAACGAGGGGAGGTATAGAGGGGTAAAATTCCACGGGATACCAGGAGGACATGAACTTAACTCCTTTGTGGCGGCCGTGTACAATCTGGCAGGTCCTGGACAAGAGCTTACTTCGGAAATTTTGGAAAAGATAAAAGAGATAGACAAGAAAATAAATATAAAGGTAGGGGTATCTCTAAGCTGTCACCACTGCCCTGATGCAGTGATAGCAGCCCAGAGGCTGGCTATTGAAAACGAAAATATAGAGGCTGAGATGGTTGATGTTCTTCAGTTTGCAGACATCAGAGCAGAGTATAACATAATGAGTGTACCTGCCATAATTATAAATGACAGCGAAGTATATTTCGGTGCAAAAAAAATAGATGAAATTATTGAAATGCTGAAAAAATAA
- a CDS encoding efflux RND transporter permease subunit, which produces MRDIPVIAIKKPATTLMLIVTMIVVGLLSLSQMPVALLPNFNIPVATVVTYWPGASPEDMDKLVTRKLEDAVSLVEGIKNFYSYSGQGFSQIVIEFDYGTNSDDKVDLIQTEVNKIRSELPDDIDEPVTDKIDIGAETSILVDYIGDDITSLRSTAENLIKPRFQRIKGVGDVTVRGGLEKEVLVELNPYKLDSYNLSAVDIFNIIKQSNINIPIGEIKSGEKNYLVKIEGELESVSQIENIVISNLNSKILRLKDVATVTLTHKDRDSFYRVNGQPAVSVMVNKAEDGNIVDIADKIKADMQEVSPYLPAKTYLSVGYDASKFINQSISTVKNNAITGLVLASIILFIFLKSFRATAIIALAIPSSIIFTFAFMDMKGISLNVISLMGLSLGVGMLVDNSVVVLDNIYRHYKELKKNPSEAAGEGAREIAMPILASTATTVAVFIPIVLREGIAKEIFSDMSYTISFSLLASLIVALTFVPMISSKILEKEEKHSEDGRILKRIRIVYMKLLEISLIHRLKTLFVTIMLFVISLFIAGTIGGEFMPEQDESQYTIIAELPAGMEISMSERTSQLLENRVVKEKENNEMVRYSTTGNSSQIAINVELKKKKDRNRDVFAIVDSLRSDLSKIPDVKLNLTTVFRGPQNSERDFQFEIYSSNYLQMESITKQLFEVMKKKKGLVDFKSSIEGGGPQAKIIINRDRAQSYGLRVTEIAQALSYQILGDDPITIKTDNEEIDVTVQLAEEFRTSIDKFLDSKIKNAQGVSIKIRDVATVKIEEGSSLVERKNKIRKVTISANLGDDYTLKEAQLFMAEEFQKLNPPKTVSFGFGGEGQQLNEAMTDLNIALVLSVFVVYFILVSQFESFILPFIIVGAIPLSVIGVFFGLFITGRKLDIMVMVGIIMLVGIVVNNAIVLIDYINLLRMRGAGMRDSLIEAGETRLRPIVMTTLTTVFGMIPLAVSKGEGAEMYNGMAIAVIFGLSLSTLLTLIIIPILYSLIEDATVKLKRDRN; this is translated from the coding sequence ATGAGAGATATTCCAGTTATTGCCATAAAAAAACCTGCAACTACCCTCATGCTAATCGTAACAATGATCGTTGTAGGGCTACTGAGCCTTTCACAGATGCCCGTGGCCCTGCTGCCAAATTTTAATATCCCTGTGGCCACTGTGGTGACCTACTGGCCAGGGGCATCTCCAGAAGATATGGACAAACTTGTCACAAGAAAGCTAGAAGATGCCGTATCCCTGGTAGAAGGGATAAAAAACTTTTATTCCTATTCAGGACAGGGGTTTTCACAGATAGTTATCGAGTTTGATTACGGAACCAACTCTGATGATAAGGTGGATCTTATCCAGACAGAGGTAAACAAGATAAGGAGCGAACTTCCTGATGATATTGATGAGCCGGTCACAGACAAAATTGATATAGGGGCCGAGACCTCTATACTGGTGGATTATATAGGGGACGACATCACCTCCTTGAGGTCCACTGCTGAAAATCTCATAAAACCCAGATTTCAGAGAATAAAAGGGGTTGGCGACGTCACAGTGAGAGGTGGACTAGAAAAAGAGGTGCTGGTGGAGCTGAATCCCTACAAACTAGACTCCTACAATTTGAGTGCCGTAGATATATTTAACATTATAAAACAGTCAAACATAAATATCCCCATAGGTGAGATAAAATCCGGTGAAAAAAACTATCTCGTGAAAATAGAGGGAGAATTAGAAAGTGTCTCACAGATAGAAAACATCGTCATATCAAATCTTAATTCGAAGATACTGAGACTAAAGGATGTAGCCACTGTAACCCTTACACATAAGGACCGTGATTCATTTTACAGGGTAAACGGTCAGCCTGCAGTCTCTGTCATGGTAAATAAGGCAGAAGACGGAAATATTGTGGATATCGCTGACAAGATAAAAGCAGATATGCAAGAGGTGTCCCCGTATCTGCCTGCAAAAACCTACCTTTCCGTAGGTTATGACGCATCAAAATTTATAAATCAGTCTATCAGCACCGTAAAAAACAATGCCATAACAGGACTTGTATTGGCCTCTATAATTCTTTTTATCTTTCTAAAGAGTTTTAGAGCCACCGCAATAATAGCCCTGGCTATCCCGTCTTCTATCATATTCACCTTTGCCTTTATGGACATGAAGGGGATATCGCTGAATGTCATCTCCCTTATGGGTCTATCCCTCGGAGTGGGGATGCTAGTAGACAACTCTGTCGTGGTTTTAGATAACATATACAGGCATTATAAAGAATTGAAAAAGAATCCTTCAGAAGCTGCAGGAGAAGGTGCTAGAGAGATCGCCATGCCAATTTTAGCCTCTACCGCTACCACTGTGGCTGTATTTATACCTATCGTCTTAAGAGAGGGGATAGCAAAAGAGATATTCAGCGACATGTCCTATACCATCTCATTCTCTCTGCTCGCTTCTCTTATAGTGGCCCTTACCTTCGTGCCCATGATATCTAGCAAGATACTTGAAAAGGAAGAGAAACATAGTGAGGACGGAAGAATATTAAAAAGAATAAGAATAGTCTATATGAAACTTCTGGAAATATCACTGATTCACAGATTGAAAACCCTTTTTGTAACTATAATGCTCTTTGTTATATCGCTTTTTATAGCAGGGACAATAGGCGGAGAATTCATGCCAGAACAGGATGAAAGTCAGTATACAATAATAGCAGAGCTACCGGCCGGAATGGAGATCTCCATGTCAGAACGGACATCCCAGCTCCTTGAAAACAGGGTGGTAAAAGAAAAAGAGAATAATGAGATGGTCAGATATAGCACCACGGGGAATTCCAGTCAGATCGCTATAAACGTGGAGTTAAAAAAGAAAAAAGACAGAAATCGTGATGTTTTTGCCATAGTGGATTCTCTCAGAAGTGATCTGTCAAAAATCCCAGATGTGAAGCTCAATCTCACCACTGTTTTCAGGGGGCCTCAAAATTCCGAAAGGGATTTCCAGTTTGAGATATATTCATCCAACTATCTTCAAATGGAATCTATCACGAAGCAGCTCTTTGAAGTCATGAAAAAGAAAAAAGGACTGGTTGACTTCAAATCCTCTATAGAGGGTGGGGGGCCTCAGGCCAAAATAATCATAAACAGGGACAGAGCACAGTCTTATGGACTTAGAGTCACAGAGATTGCCCAGGCTCTTAGCTACCAGATACTGGGAGATGATCCCATCACCATCAAGACTGACAACGAAGAGATAGATGTTACCGTACAATTAGCAGAAGAGTTTCGAACATCCATAGACAAATTTCTAGACTCCAAAATAAAAAATGCACAGGGTGTTTCTATAAAAATAAGAGATGTCGCAACTGTAAAAATAGAAGAGGGCTCATCTCTGGTAGAAAGAAAAAACAAAATAAGAAAAGTAACAATATCTGCCAACCTAGGAGATGACTATACTCTGAAAGAAGCCCAGCTTTTCATGGCTGAGGAATTTCAGAAACTCAACCCTCCAAAGACAGTGTCCTTTGGATTTGGAGGAGAGGGACAGCAGCTAAACGAGGCTATGACTGATCTAAATATAGCACTTGTGCTGTCAGTCTTTGTAGTTTACTTTATTTTGGTATCCCAGTTTGAGTCATTTATCCTCCCCTTTATCATAGTAGGGGCTATACCTCTCTCTGTAATCGGAGTATTTTTCGGTCTTTTTATCACAGGAAGAAAGCTAGATATTATGGTAATGGTCGGTATAATAATGTTAGTTGGAATAGTTGTAAATAATGCCATTGTGCTAATAGACTATATTAACCTACTTAGAATGAGGGGGGCCGGTATGAGAGATTCTCTTATAGAAGCCGGTGAAACTAGACTCAGACCTATTGTCATGACCACTCTGACTACTGTTTTCGGTATGATCCCACTAGCAGTAAGCAAAGGGGAAGGGGCTGAGATGTACAACGGAATGGCTATTGCAGTTATTTTTGGACTTTCTCTATCTACACTTCTCACTCTTATAATCATCCCCATTCTTTATTCCTTAATAGAAGATGCAACAGTAAAATTAAAA
- a CDS encoding diguanylate cyclase, with amino-acid sequence MKKNVSKKYYIIAAAVAIGFCSLLSITFYSAMKKEIYHSKIHEREETIEKFLHYRSETESFFNINEYILKGYVAYLKTRPEITAEESDKYLTNLLKDELHLIRNISTIKDTTIVSVFPKDGNEDAIGVDLAKTPGQGKKVLEVKKNLKQILQGPIELVQGGSGFIIRIPVVNDTGYWGQVSIVINADKFMQKALLSEKQNNLQIALFNDSTFKGRPFLGSRSILQRDPILLDIEFSNTLWGAAIIPKDGWTASNNKFIAKFVIFVLLTSLASLLLYNNIISKFKLKNQVIHDHLTGLYTRAFLDEFYQLTFEKAKRNGSKVLILLLDINEFKSINDNYGHKAGDEVLKLISEQLLKICRKSEAVFRLGGDEFLVIIPDIEDISDVKIIKERIRKAVTLDYIHQNEKIEILSSIGSAIYPTDETDFDKLTHVAAEDMYRQKTKLKTNTDL; translated from the coding sequence GTGAAAAAAAATGTTTCAAAAAAATATTATATTATAGCAGCTGCAGTTGCAATTGGATTCTGCTCCTTATTATCTATCACATTTTATTCTGCCATGAAAAAAGAGATCTATCACAGTAAAATACACGAGAGAGAAGAGACTATCGAAAAATTTCTTCACTACAGATCTGAGACAGAGAGTTTTTTCAACATAAATGAGTATATACTAAAGGGGTATGTAGCCTACCTAAAAACTCGTCCTGAAATAACAGCAGAGGAGTCTGATAAATATCTTACCAACCTGTTAAAAGATGAGTTACATTTAATCAGGAACATATCAACCATAAAAGATACGACCATAGTGTCTGTATTCCCAAAAGATGGCAATGAAGATGCCATCGGTGTGGATCTTGCAAAAACACCAGGTCAGGGAAAAAAAGTTTTAGAAGTGAAAAAAAACCTCAAACAGATTCTTCAGGGACCGATAGAGCTTGTCCAGGGTGGAAGCGGGTTTATCATAAGAATCCCCGTAGTCAATGATACAGGCTACTGGGGGCAAGTGAGTATAGTCATCAATGCAGACAAGTTCATGCAAAAGGCTCTTCTGTCTGAAAAGCAGAACAATCTGCAGATAGCTCTTTTTAATGACAGCACCTTCAAAGGCAGACCTTTTTTAGGAAGTCGATCTATACTGCAGAGGGATCCAATACTCCTCGATATAGAATTTAGCAATACACTGTGGGGTGCAGCTATTATCCCAAAAGATGGATGGACAGCTTCTAATAATAAATTTATAGCGAAATTTGTTATATTCGTTTTACTGACCTCATTGGCTTCACTGCTTCTTTACAACAATATAATTTCAAAATTCAAACTCAAAAACCAGGTCATTCACGACCACCTAACCGGGCTTTATACCAGGGCATTTCTCGATGAATTTTATCAGCTCACCTTCGAAAAGGCCAAAAGAAATGGTTCTAAGGTTCTCATACTTCTCCTGGATATAAACGAATTTAAAAGTATAAACGACAACTATGGACACAAGGCAGGGGATGAGGTATTGAAGCTTATCTCAGAACAGCTCCTGAAAATCTGCAGAAAATCTGAGGCTGTCTTCAGACTCGGAGGAGATGAATTTCTAGTCATAATTCCGGATATAGAGGATATCTCAGATGTGAAAATCATAAAAGAGAGAATAAGAAAAGCTGTCACATTAGATTATATTCATCAAAATGAAAAAATAGAAATTTTATCAAGTATAGGAAGTGCCATCTACCCTACAGACGAAACCGATTTTGACAAACTTACACATGTTGCCGCTGAAGATATGTACAGACAGAAAACCAAGTTAAAAACGAATACTGACCTTTAG